The Nicotiana sylvestris chromosome 6, ASM39365v2, whole genome shotgun sequence genomic sequence tcttacgTTTTGTTGttacgattacggtcgaatcctatggagattgcctgcgtatcgtgaccccgcacgaatcaaaccaagcgtagttcgtgaaaaataaatgcaaaaataaagggtggaaattttgaaattttcaattttcattactaaaacaaactattacaaactaaacatttttcggaatgaaactaacagacgcaaattaaaagcaaacacaGACTCTAAGACTACAAACATGCTTGACCTGAAAGGATGACGGACAAACGAAAGACAAACTCAAAAGGTAGAAAACTACAAACATGGcctatgcatactctagtgcttcaaacttaggtgtccgcggggcatcgtttgGCCTTGCCGCgagcctaggatccaaatcccttttctagctgctctaattcattcatggttcgtttcacatagatcattactgcggagacaaaagtagtatgggtcatgtcttcacaagcctggcatctcctgaaaatggcatgagcaatggctctaatcctgtcttttgtttgcttcttttctataagcaagcgtcttatctgatcgctgcatgtctttaaagctcgagaatcctgcaggtgttgatcttgcaactgctgcacttctacctccatttgggccaacaagtcgtaacaatgtccactttcaattccaaaatccCTAGCCTgtctaaccgctttaccctcaagggcaaacacttttctctttaaatcggCAACAATTTTcccatggtcccttttcaactgattcaagtactggcgacgctcctcGGTTCTTGTAAGCCCATTGCACTTTAAGCTCTGCCACgatattctcagatttttctaattcatcccgccattccctgacttcattttccagcctttttatcaattgctcatctgatcggctccttagttgcttatcgacggttatcctcaattgccggatttgggccctaagcgcttcgttttctcgagccagtctgttCTTCTCACCTTGATCCGCAACAActtgtacactgttctcgaatttcagactctcaacttacTGCTTCactttaccaatctcaactcgataaccttcttcctttgctaaccagtcccattgctcttgggacgactcggcgaaatcttcgagatgaggtcttttagccggtctcccgtATGCcatgtcacctctgaaccaatcatgatacccgaggcaacttcccctttagccctatctgacacacaagtgttcgccatcaaatgttgacactcactctagatttggcgaacttcttcttcggggaatcgaccgtcaggactaatttcgaccactagggtactcagatcttcatctctcggtactacttgatacctcccgagctgcctcagaacccgatatggcgcatatggctggatgcttttgagtcccatcaacagaaaatacggcctggctgctggcatgtatatgacttcttcgacaggcaaccatccgagcacccactgtatctggctggcagtgagagtccgaaataatgatgtccaagccgtgactccttcaggtaaactagcccctttgattcttgtgtaaaattctcctatacaagttttctcaaatgaaccataactcaagagctgagaGCGGGCACAAATGCttagtcatccacatttgtaacaacaagttacatccctcaaaataTTTCCCCCCAGCTTTGCAAGCCGTGAGAGCCCGAaagatgtcagccacgatcataggtgctaaagtgcttttccccatagTTTGCAAGGTACTAACGacccccgctactttcaaatcaatattaccatctttccttgggaatactatgaggcccaaaaaggctatcataaaagccacccgtctgtgttcctcccatttttgtcggttacttctactacatagcttaaagtctggattaatGAATCCGTccacgtggccatatctatcatatatgaaacgaaaactgcagaaaccctttgcaaaatctggatgatgaactgttcgaggtattttcaaggaatccaaaaaCCAATGTACGGTAATGGCCCTgggagcaattaagtatttgaacctcaacggagcttgatcacttctgatgtaccccgctatttcctccaatgtcggggtgagctcaaagtccgagaaatgaaatacattatgtgccgaattccaataagcgaccaatgccctgataatatcaccccgaggctgaatgtctaataaatccgggagatctttcaaatacttttgcacttcgtcttgcccttctttgcctaaatcattccaccataatcgcaactcaaaagggattttggtcattattgaaaagggttcattcagcatcgtgctcatcctgcacatttattaaggcgattaagcaaaagaaaaacttttactCGACTCAAAAAAGACCTATATATATTTTTGACTCAGAATTacctatatattttaaaattttaaaaatgaagaactcgattctcaaacgcggcctttcagcacttcgggaacaaagattttaaggctgcgaaagtcaaccagtcaaaaatcaaaaattgaccaaGACGACTgtttttgcaaagtcagccttccagcgtcctttttggggacattcggctatttatgacaagacggccccacttgacttatttacgacgaaaaataaaaattttgacattttttggctatttttgtaaaagaaaggttggacccgatgagggttgcctacgtatcccacaccttgtgagaatcaaaccggcgtattTCGAGCGAACTAAccgaaccattttaaaacaagactctttttgattttcatttttcatggcaagacaaactattttcattttctatttttttgaaaacaagacaaaataacgttattttttttttcgacgaacaataaaacaacctacttttccaaactaaaataaagactctttcctattttctttttcaacaaacaactgtccgaaaataaaagactcttttttcctattttcctcttttctgttttctcaaaatttcggcagagtttcgacagtacttggtttttctgttatttctctctttttctcttttttccgaCTTTTCAACATTCCCGAGTTTCAGAAAATCGGTCagcatgcaggttcgaaacaaatatatgcaCAGAGCAAGTAGGGTGCATCATGATGGtcctttcatttcaggttgctagccctagacagactcaaccccgacgttgagtcccctaagtcaaatgcaacatgatgcaaataatcgttcctactagggatccggcatgaagtcccgttattctatattcaaaacctgggtcggtgttctagaccgtgtacccgagcggacaactcaggtcgaggagggggcaacttaccgggaaccaaaagaccATCCGActtcgtaacttatccggcctctttcttatttcaaggtatgacactaacagaatagggagtctcaaccaataagcacatccccggaggtgaagagagaagggtgtcggcacaatttatatatagttcagataatatcaaagcggtaacacttagcacattcagcacaaaacatgtaggaaaatcagatataatcaaatacaacaatttatctaagcacGAATCCTGAACCCTGCgaaactagagattctgggttcgatccccagtagagtcgccagagctgtcacacctcctttttcactacaccccgcaaagggcatGAAGgaatttttccatttaaaggacaatcagaacggggatttaattattaattattcagagtcgccacttgggagattaatggtgtcccaattcaccggttgaaccccgaaccgaggaaaattgTGACtctattacagtctgcgaaccagaaatccgagtaaggaatcctgttaacccgggagaaggtgttaggcattcccgagttccgtggttctagcacggtcgcttaactgttgtatttaatttttatctgattttaatacctgctagcttatgtgccctttattcgtaaaccgctttttatcattatttattttaaaagaattgtgacgtcgtgaaaacgcatttcgaaccacgttgcaatcaatgcacccgtggttgtcaacacatttcgacttcgccgagatttggatttgggtcacatcaatgcgcacccgaatttaagaaagtgatttaattaaatcgtgcctacaGATTCTaatgtattattattttggggaaggctgtGGAACTtactaaacaacctttccaaatTTAGTTATTTTAATAACCATTCGTTGAGGGCCCCGCGTACATGATTTTGTTTGGCGAAGTTCGTCTCAAACACTTTTATTAAACCATTTGAGAGTGACTACAATTTTCTATTGATCAATTGTccctaaaagaagaaagaaaaacttaATTACGTAAAAATTGAACTGAGATTATGCACTAAAATTCAGTAGTCCAACCTCAACAATGAGCTGGACCACTGATGGGCTTCAGAAACGGCCCAAAAATTTGGTCAGGCAGGAGAAAGGGAAGCCCAGATAATAGGTGACAACACCTGGGATCGAATCCCCTAGGAAAGCCCAAACTCATGAAGGCAGTCCATGTGACAGCCTGAGATGGCTTATCACTGAAAAGTGTTCAACAATTATAGCAAAGGGGAAACAATACGCATCTAATCGAATTAGAGGGATATTAGTCAattgaattccagttttatgcacAGACTAATTTATCTACTGATATTCCGGCGAGTCCTTAGACATCATTAAGGTGAGAACCAAGCTGTAAACACGATTTCAACAGCATAAAGCAGACTAACTACTTCTGAATTAATTCACGCCAACATTGCTATCAACCTAACATGTAATCAACTAACACTAGTGCTCACCTTATAGTAATCACATGAATCCAATCAAATTAGAAAATGACTACTATCAGAAGAGTTCACACGTTTGTAAGCTAATCAGTTAACAGTCCTCAAATATTACAGAATCGGGGCAGTCTTAGTTCGAGTTCAACAACCCAATGATTATTCAATTTGTATATTGTAAAAATCCAAATCAAATCGACCCAATCTAGTTTAACACATAAACTGGAGATGAGTTTCACGTTCCAATCAGCACAATCATAAACAAAAGCCAAGCATGTAACAGAACTTTTTAAACTATAATTTCGCAGCAGAAAACTTGGCTCATTTTTATTCTGTGTTTCCCAGCAGGATATGCTACATTGAGTCAAGCTTGAAATATGTACCTGGGTTCGAAAGTACAGTGAAGAATGAGAAATCAGCAGATGAAACAATTCGCAGCAACAGCAGAAATTCAACAGGATTACAACCAACAACAAATGGAGTGAATTTTGATCCAAAATAGTTCCTCAAAGAACAATGATGATTTATAGGACTTAGCATACAATCAGATAACCAGAGCAGTGCAGTGAACCCACAATTTAACCCAAGGCTAGTTCAAATGAGATCAGATGACTCCCAAGTGGactcaacttcaaatcaaaccaaCACAACACCCCAAATCGATCCTAAATGCCTCCAATTGAAATCAAAATTTACTCGAACACCAACCAGAAACACCtttgcatttcaattaccaaagcTTAAGCCATGAAAATCCAATCAATTAGTTACCAGCTGTTGTTCACCCAGAATCTTAATGCAacagtaatattttttttttttttgaatttcaggTTTCTACTTCAGATCTGGAAAGagtttttggggagcttcaataGCTGAGAAGTTCAATcccttcctcaaggcacttgatgcccttttataggtgacACCAAAGGATGAATCagattttaggtttctttttagtccctcccttacTTTCAGTTTAGTCCCCTTACTTTTGACTTGATCAACAAGTAAATCCCTCTATTGTGCTAATATCTGCACTAAagtacccttctagaaggccctagaatGCTCTTCTACCCCtaaaatacctatactacccttacccctactttgaaattactattcctaaagaAACTGCCCTTTTCTATGCCTAAAATGTCCTTATAATAGTCTAAAAACTACAGACTAAGGTTAACTGATCCCAGTCTCTTACCCTGGCTAGAATTTAATTAAAGTTAGCCAAAACAAAAGATtttgttcagctataaccaaccagGTTCACCTCTAACGCAAAATATTCAAGCTGAATTATACTACCAATTAATCCTAATGCACACTCTACCAAGCCAATAAACACCCGAAAGTAATCATCAACATGAGAATGGACTAAGCTAACAACTAATCACGGAATCATCACCCATAAGCAAGAAACAGACAAAAGAGAAGAACAGAACAAAGGCCTGGAGAAATTAGATCAAAAAACTACTAATCTAACTGACTAATTAACGATAATTCAGAGCCTAAGTCCTACTATTAATTGAAACGGCTAACTGATAAAGCATAGAAACACGAACTAATTTAACCTAATAAAATTAGACTTAAAACAAGTAAAAATCCAAATTAACCATGGACAATTTCCACAATCGATCAAATCAaatagagaagaagaagagactaTTAGGCTACACTGATGGAAATCGATCTTAGAAAGTTGGAGAGAGACTCACCAACGGAGAGAAAACTCCGGTCAACCACTGCCATCCGAATCTCTCCagatttttgacacgcaacatccctaaccatgtgtttttacaagagaacacatggttaaggatattatggtccaaaatcacaaagattttgggttagggttttggccaTAAATTcttagatttgaaattcgagccgcttcaccgagattcgaaggaagatggtcatggatttgggttgagggaagtccggGGATGGTGTGGTATGATTTGGTCCAGTTTGGATGAATTtgcgacttggccggaaaacttcaatcgGAGATTTGACGAGCTACGAcaatattcgagggaaaccaatggtaggaatggaaagaggagagtgaggaggataaggggtgtaaatttgggggtGATTAGCATCGGCGCCGCCACCGACGATCTAGAGGGCGGCGCGGCTAGGGTTTGTGgggggtgaggaagacgatggggaatggggtggggggggggggaccttCGGACAGTTTTATAGTACGCCTACCCCgcctctgagccgttgatcttgtTAACCTCGACGGTTTGGGTTGATCGACGCCAAACGAAGTCGTTTTGATTTTAGCGTATTGGACCGGATGGGGAGAGGGTTCTAGGCTGTTTGGCGTGATGGCTTGGGTTGATGCTCAATTCAGAAGAGGCCCAATTGTTTCTTTGCTTGAGACAACCCTTTTATTCCTCATTTTAAATTGTTCTTCTCTTTGAGTTTTGATTTTCCAACTTAATTCATCCTTATTTTCCACCTCATTTTTGTTACTAATTATCTAATTTGAAAAGATTGCAAGAAGTTAAAAACTAAACTAAGCTAATTAATGTCTAAaaacttttaaaacaaatttgTGACAATTTCACAATTAAAACAATAAAATGCTAAAGTgagctattttgtaattttcatgttttgtttaaaaacaaattaatccctaattaatcctaaaaatatgaaactatatcctaaatgtaaatgcatatttttgtattttcatgtgaattaacacgcacaaataaaaatgcaaacaattaacagaaaatgacacaaaaattcacaaaaattgtataAATAAGGAAAAcatcattttgtttgaatttttgggaataatttcatatatagggcaaaaaatcacatgctcacagaaATTAAAGAGGTGAGGGTCAATATTCTATTACCCAGAAATGTGCCTACTTCCACACAAATACCAAATATTGTTCCAGTTGTTGAAGAACTCTTTGACAACACAGAGCAACATTTGGATGAAATACTTCATGAGAAACTAACTCACAAATATCTGACACAAATGAACCACAAGAAATGCCATTAAGAAAATCTTAAAGAGTTAGAAAATCGGCTATTTTGGATGATTACGTGGTTTATTTGCAAGAGTCGGATTTTGACATTGGTCTTAATAAGGATCCGGTTTCATTTTCACAAGCCATAGAAAGTAATGAGTCTGACAAATGGATTGATGCCATGAAGGAAGAGTTAAAATCCATGGAATACAATAAAGTCTGGGATCTTGTTGAATTGCCAAAAAGTTCTAAAAGAATCGGGTGTAGATGAGTCTTTAAGACCAAACACGATTCAAATGGCAATATTGAGAGATACAAATCCAGACTTGTTGCCAAGGGTTATACTCAGAAAGGAGGCATTGATTATAAAGAGACCTTTTCGCCGGTCTCAAAGAAAGACTCGTTAAGAATTATTATGTCTTTGGTGGCTCATTGTGATTTAGAGTTacaccaaatggatgtgaaaactgccttTCTTAATGGAGACCTCGAGGAAGAAATTTATATGGACCAACCAGAGGGTTTCGAAACTAAAGGAAAAGGTCAAATGGTGTGTAAACTGAAGAAGTCAAtatatggacttaaacaagcctTACGACAATGGTATATAAAGTTTAATGATACCATAACATCTTTTAGATTTGTGAAAAATACCGTTGATCGGTGTATATACCAAAAGATCAGTGGGAGCAAGTTTATATTTTtagtcctatatgttgatgatattctacTTGCTGCTAATGATTTAGGCATATTACGTGAGACTAAAGATTTTCTCTCtaagaattttgaaatgaaagatatggGTGAGGTATCCTATGTGATAGGAATAGAAATATTCCGTGATAGATCACAAGGATTATTGGGATTGTCTCAGAAAGGCTATATCGAAAGAGTTTTAGAGAGATTTAACATGAATAATTGTTCAGCAGGAATTGTTCCAATTCAAAAAGGGGACaaatttagtctcatgcaatgcctTAAGAATGATGTAGAATGAAAGGAAATGGAATCAATTCCTTACTCTTCAATTGTTGGTAGTCTGATGTATGCTCAGACTTGCACAAGACCGGATATTAGTTTTGCGGTCGGAATGCTAGGAAGATATCAGAGTAACCCAGGAATTGATCATTGGAAAGCTGCAAAGAAAGTTTTGAGGTACCTGAAAGGAACGAAGGATTACATGCTCATGTATAGGAGATCCAAGCATTTGGAAGTTGTTGGATATTCAGATTCAGATTTCGCTGGATGTATTGACACTAGAAAATCCACGTTTGGTTATTTGTTCCAATTAGCTGAAGGAGCAATTTCGTGGAAGAGTGCCAAACAGTCTGTTATTGCTACATCCACGATGGAAGCAGAATTTGTGGCATGTTTTGAAGCCACAATTCATGCATTATGGTTGCGAAACTTTATTTCAGGACTTGGGGTTGTCGACACCATTACCAAGCCGCTGAAAATTTACTGTGATAATTCTGCAACAGTATTCTTCTCCAAGAACGATAAGTACTCCAAAGGTGCCAAACATATGGAATTGAAGTACTTTACCGTCAAGGAAGAAGTTCAGAAACAAAGAGTGTCACTTGAGCATATTAGAACTGATCTCATGATTGCAGATCCGTTAACGAAAGATTTACAGCCAAAGATATTTAAAGAACATGTACATAGAATGGGTCTTGGCTGTACTTATGATTGATGTATTTCTGATGTTTTGACACTCTGAGCTCATTTATATGTTTCTGATATACATTAATAATTTTCTGTTTCTCATAATGGTGTACAcattattgttttgagatattacAGGATAAGTCTCAAGGAGACATTATTGTGGACCATAATATTTTATAGCTTATGAACCTGATATGATAAATTACTAATGTTGTAGTATATGGAAGGGAGTATGTAGACAAATTATGTATAACCGCCATAACTCATATTTACTAGTTTATCGTATTGTGGTATTTATGATGGACATTATAGAAGAGATTTGTTTATGCGCAACTAATGTTcctatattaaatattaatattatgtgAATATTGGGCCAAGTGGGAAAAtgtaaactattttcttacgTGTATGTGGCCCAATAAGATTAggcccataattaatatttaattaatgagcAAATCTCATCCATCCGATCGGTTACTTGATGGACGTACCAGATTAAGTGAGAACCTCTATAAATTGGTCCTCTCCCCACCCATTAGGGTTACCGTATTTTTATTCTCTCTTCCATCCCTAAAGGCGGCGGTAACATAAAGTTAGGGCAAGGGGCGAGAAACCAGTTTTGAACTAACGCTTCCGCTTCAAGATAATGGATTCCGCTTTAGGTATGTTTTCTATGGCAATTACAtgtaagattatcatgttcaagatTCTGGTATGAATTAAAGTTTATGCTTACACTACAATATTAGGTACATGTTTGGATGAACTTAGTAACTTTCGCTTAGATGTATTTATGTTACataaatccataaatatatataattgttTAATTCCGGATCCAATAACTGAAACGAACTATGAATTCGGTGATAAGTTAAGAACAAAATCAATTAAAAGAACATAATGTAGTGATCAGAATCATCTTGATGCCTTCACTTTCATAACCCTGTCTCTTCGCCACATGAAAGTTTTGTACAGATTTTCCGAATGGACTCTATATATCTTTGCTAGTTTGTGATATCAAGTTTTGAAAGGGTAGTACGATTTCAAGGTGCAACTTTCTGTGGATGTAATTTGAATGAGCCACAACAACATTTAGCTCGTGGAAACGGGTGCATGCCACGTGGAACTGTGTATAATCTACGTGGATGCTTAGTTGGCATGAAAGGGCGGAGTTATAGTGTATACTATGATTCACGTGAACGCAATAGCTTTTGTCTCAAACTCGGTAATAAATGCATTAAGAAATTCACCGTCTATGAATATTTGATCATAAACTTAATTATTATTGTATCTTAACTTAATATATATTTACTATAGGAACCCATAAATTCCAAATCTTGAAGCCGTTTTTGACCTGCCACCCAGACAGGGTTACACTGCAGAACGTGTATATGTGGACAACCCTGTGATAGGCATATCCTTGACGAGAAATGTTGTGAACTTGTAGACATTATTCCTTTGCATGAATTCTCAAGCATATAATTGCGAGCATGATAACATTTGAGTGCAGCTTAATGATCAGTCAAGACATCTTTACATTCGTCTGAAATTGGATCTAAAACTGAATACTTTAGATTTATTCCAGAGAGGCAGAGCTTTTGGGTAAAAGAAAAAGCAATCTTTTTATTCTTATAAAATGTTGGTTGAGTCTGCACATCCCTAACACATAATAGCATCTTATAATGTTGGTTTATTTAGTGTCACATGTTCACTAAATGTCAGTcggttttttaaaaattaattttaatttactttaaataaaaaaatgattgaaATTGATCGGTTCTAAATTTTCTGGGACACAAAATACTTTCCCGCATTTTGGCGGAAAAAAAAAACCCGACAGAATCGGTCCGTTATTGGCGAATCTCCTTAGTTATTTTGTTTCCTTTATTTGTATAAATATTTTTGTACAGTTATTTTATTCCTTTATTTGTGTAGATTTTAGTGTATATTTAGTTTGTCAATTACATCTCATTATCCTATTTAGGAGTAATTCTTGGT encodes the following:
- the LOC138870204 gene encoding secreted RxLR effector protein 161-like encodes the protein MESIPYSSIVGSLMYAQTCTRPDISFAVGMLGRYQSNPGIDHWKAAKKVLRYLKGTKDYMLMYRRSKHLEVVGYSDSDFAGCIDTRKSTFGYLFQLAEGAISWKSAKQSVIATSTMEAEFVACFEATIHALWLRNFISGLGVVDTITKPLKIYCDNSATVFFSKNDKYSKGAKHMELKYFTVKEEVQKQRVSLEHIRTDLMIADPLTKDLQPKIFKEHVHRMGLGCTYD